In Zalophus californianus isolate mZalCal1 chromosome 4, mZalCal1.pri.v2, whole genome shotgun sequence, the following proteins share a genomic window:
- the LOC113925596 gene encoding ESX-1 secretion-associated protein EspK-like has translation MPPPLPAPVPRAGQSGRHRPAAPVSPREREPERTPTPPSCYGAETMRARRAAARAFPGAPGRRSQSSSSSGAGADAAARSRGTRTASPGERPDSPGPRACGARGSGLFPRIKTVAAPSRKLVGFPLNPFPVLKVKQSL, from the exons ATGCCGCCGCCGTTGCCCGCGCCCGTCCCCCGCGCTGGGCAGTCAGGGCGCCATCGCCCGGCAGCGCCCGTCTCTCCCCGGGAGCGAGAGCCGGAGCGCACGCCGACGCCGCCGAGTTGCTATGGAGCTGAGACAATGCGGGCCAGGCGGGCGGCGGCGCGCGCCTTCCCGGGGGCCCCGGGCCGCCGCAGccagtcctcctcctcctccggggCAGGGGCGGACGCCGCCGCCAGGAGCCGGGGCACCCGCACGGCCTCCCCGGGAGAGAGACCCGACTCGCCCGGGCCTCGTGCCTGTGGTGCCCGCGGCTCCGGCCTGTTCCCGCGCATCAAGACCGTGGCCGCACCGTCCAGGAAACTCG TGGGGTTCCCCTTAAATCCATTTCCTGTGCTGAAAGTGAAACAATCTCTCTAA